The DNA window CCGTGCCGCCCGAGTGGGAACAGTATCTGGTGTTCGCGGTGACCCTTGGGGTCTTCGCGGTCTTCCTGTGGGGAAAGCTCTCGGTGGAACTGGTGGCGCTCGGAGCCGCCGGGGTGCTTCTGCTGACCGGGATCGTCGACCGCGACGACCTGCTTTCCGCCTTTGCCAATCCGGCGCCGGTGACCATCGGTGCACTCTTCATCATCAGTGCGGCACTCGAACGGACCGGTCAGATCGCCAAGCTCGGACGCCTCTTCAATGTCGTTGCCAAAGGCAGCGAGAGACGGGCACTGCTGACCCTGCTCGTGGTCTGCGTCGTCTGCTCCGCCTTCGTCAACAACACGCCGCTGGTGGTCATCCTGCTTCCGGTCATCCTCGGCTTCTGCCGCGACAGCGGTGCCAAGCCTTCACGGCTGCTGATCCCGATGTCGTATGCCTGCATTCTCGGCGGCACCTGCTCGATGGCGGGCACCTCGACCAACATTCTCGTCGACGGCATCGCGCGTGAACAGGGCATCGAGCCCTTCCACCTGTTCTCGATCGCGCCCTTGGGGATGATCTACGCGGTGCTCGGGAGTGCCTACCTCTGGCTGTTCGGCTCGAAGCTGTTGCCGGCGCGGGACACGCTCGCGACCCTGCTCGACGCCGCCCGCGGGCGGGAATTCCTGATCCAGGCCGAGGTGCCGACCGATTCGTCGCTGATCGGTCAGGCCGCAGTGGAGGTGCTGAAGGGCCGGTCCCGCTCGCTGAAAGTCATCGAGGTCCGGCGCCGGGGACGTGTCTTGGAGGATGCACTGAATGAGATCTATCTCGAGGAGGGCGATCGACTGCTGATCCGCACCGGCACCAAGGGTGTGGCCGAACTCCACCGTTCGGAGGGAGTGAATGTCGGTCTTGGCGAGAGCGATCTCACGCCGATGGAGCAACGTGAAGCGGTGCTTCTCGAAGGCATGATCGGGCCGAATTCGTCGCTGGCCGGCCGCACCCTGACCGAGCTCGCCTTCCGCCAGAGGTTCGGCGCGCTGATTCTGGCGATCCACCGCGAAGGGCAGAACATCACGCGTGACTTCGAAACCCTGCGCCTTGAGTTCGGCGACACCCTGCTGGTCGAAGGATCGCGCGAGGGTATCGAGCGCCTGAAGGCGGAGCGGGACTTCATCACGCTGTCCGAGCCACGGCCCGAGGCGTTCAACCTGCGCAAGGCGCCCTTTGCTTTGGCGGGCATCCTCCTGTTCGTTTTCCTCGCCTCGTTCGACTTCGCCTGGATCGGGCTGCCGTCGGTCGACTTCGACACCTTTTCCGCGGCCTTCCTTGCCGGTCTGTTCGTGCTTCTTACGGGCTGCCTGACGCCGCGTGAGGCCTACGAGGCGGTTGATTGGAAAATCCTGCTGTTGATCATCGGCATGCTGGTGCTCGGCATCGCGATGGACAAGACCGGTGCGGCGAGCACGGTGGCCGCGCACGTCGCCGACTGGTTGGCACCGCTCGGTCCGTGGGGCATCCTTTGCGGTCTCTATCTGCTCGCCAGCATCATGACCGAGATGGTCTCGAACAATGCGGTGGCGGTGGTCCTTGCGCCGATCGCGCTGCGGATCGCGGAGGCGGTGGACGCCTCACCGATCCCGTTCCTGATCGCGGTGATGTTCGGGGCGAGCGCGTCCTTCGCCACCCCGATCGGCTATCAGACCAACACTTACGTGTTCGGTGCCGGCGGTTACCACTTCAAGGACTTCGTGAAGGTCGGCCTGCCGCTGAATCTTCTGCTGTGGATCGTGGCCTCGATCACGATCCCACTGATCTGGCCGTTCTAGAGGCGGACTGTAGGAACGGACCGCGCGAGCCCACTCGCGCATTCGCCGAACTGACGGGGCGCGAGTGGGCTCGCGCGGTTCACCGCGGCATTACGGCTTCTTGATCCAGCCCAGCCCGACGAGAAACTTGTCCGCCTCGGCCAAGGTTTCGTCGAAGGACTCGCCTCGATTGAAGAACCCGTGTCCCTGACCTTCATAGCCGACGAGCTGGCAGGGGCGCCCGGCCTTCTTCATCGCTGTCTCGAACGCCTCGACGGAAGCGTAGGGGACGGTGGTGTCCTTCTTGCCGTGGAGAATTAGGGTGGGCGGGGTGTGGTCGCCGACA is part of the Haloferula helveola genome and encodes:
- a CDS encoding SLC13 family permease yields the protein MISTVPPEWEQYLVFAVTLGVFAVFLWGKLSVELVALGAAGVLLLTGIVDRDDLLSAFANPAPVTIGALFIISAALERTGQIAKLGRLFNVVAKGSERRALLTLLVVCVVCSAFVNNTPLVVILLPVILGFCRDSGAKPSRLLIPMSYACILGGTCSMAGTSTNILVDGIAREQGIEPFHLFSIAPLGMIYAVLGSAYLWLFGSKLLPARDTLATLLDAARGREFLIQAEVPTDSSLIGQAAVEVLKGRSRSLKVIEVRRRGRVLEDALNEIYLEEGDRLLIRTGTKGVAELHRSEGVNVGLGESDLTPMEQREAVLLEGMIGPNSSLAGRTLTELAFRQRFGALILAIHREGQNITRDFETLRLEFGDTLLVEGSREGIERLKAERDFITLSEPRPEAFNLRKAPFALAGILLFVFLASFDFAWIGLPSVDFDTFSAAFLAGLFVLLTGCLTPREAYEAVDWKILLLIIGMLVLGIAMDKTGAASTVAAHVADWLAPLGPWGILCGLYLLASIMTEMVSNNAVAVVLAPIALRIAEAVDASPIPFLIAVMFGASASFATPIGYQTNTYVFGAGGYHFKDFVKVGLPLNLLLWIVASITIPLIWPF